CGGTCGGACTCGAAACCTTGGCGCTGAATCAGGAGGCGGACGCACGCGACGGAGATTGGCTGGCCACAGTCGGAGGCGGCAAGGAGCCCATGGCGGTGGGTGTGCTGAGCGTGTCCCCCCGAGAGATCCCCCACCAGGAGGGCGTGCTGGGGGTTCAGCTCGAAGAGTCGCGCGACGGCGCCATGGTCGCCAAGGTGTTCCCCGACTCGGGCGCCGAGGAGGCGGGCATCCTGGTGAACGACATCCTTCTCAGCGTTAACGACAAACCCACCGGGAACCGGAGCGACCTGATCCGCGAGGTTCAGAGCTACAGCCCGGGCGACGAGATCATCGTGGGCGTCCAACGCGGCGGCAAGCAGCTGCGGCTCAAGGCGATGCTCTCGGGCCGATCGACAATCATCGGCCCCAATCGCAGCGACTACCAGAACAACCTCGGCAGCGAACTGAGTCAGCGTCGGTTCGGATTCCCCTCTGCGCTACAGCACGACACGGTGTTGCCCGCCGACAAGTGCGGTGGCCCGGTTGTGAATCTGGACGGTCAGGTTGTCGGTTTCAACATCGCCAGGGCAGGGCGGACAGAGACCTACGCGATCCCGACGTCGGTGCTGCGTGAGCTGCTCTTTGACCTGATGAGCGGGCGGCTCGCACCGCCTGAGCGGACTAGCCGCGACGGGCAAGAGAGCTAGAGCGTCTGCCCCATGACGACGCGCACGCGGACGCCAGTGCGAGCAGCGTCGCGGCCGGCTCAGGAATCGACGTGCTCTCACCCGCAGGCTGGGCGCCGTAGGCGTCCCGCCAGATCTGGTAGTCCTGAGAGTCGATCATCTGGTCCCCGTTGGCGTCGGCCAAGAGGCCTGCGCCGACATCTCCAACCGTGTCCCGCCACAGCGTGTAGTCGGCCGCGTCGACGGCCCCGTCCGCGTTGAAGTCGCCGGGCAGTCGGGGCGCCCAGGCGTTGTAGAACGAAAGCCCAA
This genomic interval from Posidoniimonas corsicana contains the following:
- a CDS encoding S1C family serine protease; the encoded protein is MKPNAYLTWLVAAAVALTANHAHCQEEQAPSPVPSLDQARDMFQDALERIWIPNYRLTDGPQVRAAFKDAVADARRCVVRVLCDDKVVAFGGVVGPDGWVLTKATQLTGEPTVRLPDGRELEGKVVGVDRSYDLAMLKIDAVGLETLALNQEADARDGDWLATVGGGKEPMAVGVLSVSPREIPHQEGVLGVQLEESRDGAMVAKVFPDSGAEEAGILVNDILLSVNDKPTGNRSDLIREVQSYSPGDEIIVGVQRGGKQLRLKAMLSGRSTIIGPNRSDYQNNLGSELSQRRFGFPSALQHDTVLPADKCGGPVVNLDGQVVGFNIARAGRTETYAIPTSVLRELLFDLMSGRLAPPERTSRDGQES